A stretch of the Cervus canadensis isolate Bull #8, Minnesota chromosome 16, ASM1932006v1, whole genome shotgun sequence genome encodes the following:
- the BTF3 gene encoding transcription factor BTF3 isoform X1: MRRTGAPTQADSRGRGRARGGCPGGEAAASLPPPPGGTRGQEPQMKETIMNQEKLAKLQAQVRIGGKGTARRKKKVVHRTATADDKKLQFSLKKLGVNNISGIEEVNMFTNQGTVIHFNNPKVQASLAANTFTITGHAETKQLTEMLPSILNQLGADSLTSLRRLAEALPKQSVDGKAPLATGEEDDDEVPDLVENFDEASKNEAN, translated from the exons ATGCGACGGACGGGCGCACCCACTCAGGCTGACTCTCGGGGTCGAGGTCGGGCCAGGGGCGGCTGCCCTGGGGGCGAGGCGGCGGCATCTCTTCCTCCACCTCCCGGCGGAACCCGAGGACAGGAGCCTCAG ATGAAAGAAACTATCATGAACCAGGAGAAACTCGCCAAACTGCAGGCACAAGTGCGCATTGGTGGGAAA GGAACTGCTCGCAGAAAGAAGAAGGTGGTTCATAGAACAGCCACAGCAGATGACAAAAAACTTCAGTTCTCTTTAAAGAAGTTAGGGGTAAACAATATCTCTGGTATTGAAGAG gtgaATATGTTCACAAATCAAGGAACAGTGATCCACTTTAACAACCCTAAAGTTCAGGCATCTCTGGCAGCAAACACTTTCACCATTACAGGCCACGCTGAGACAAAGCAACTGACAGAAATGCTCCCCAGCATCTTAAACCAGCTTGGTGCCGACAGTCTGACCAGTTTAAGGAGACTGGCTGAAGCTCTGCCCAAACAAT CCGTGGATGGGAAAGCACCACTTGCCACTGGAGAGGAGGATGATGATGAAGTTCCAG atCTTGTGGAGAATTTTGATGAGGCTTCCAAGAATGAAGCAAACTGA
- the BTF3 gene encoding transcription factor BTF3 isoform X2: protein MKETIMNQEKLAKLQAQVRIGGKGTARRKKKVVHRTATADDKKLQFSLKKLGVNNISGIEEVNMFTNQGTVIHFNNPKVQASLAANTFTITGHAETKQLTEMLPSILNQLGADSLTSLRRLAEALPKQSVDGKAPLATGEEDDDEVPDLVENFDEASKNEAN from the exons ATGAAAGAAACTATCATGAACCAGGAGAAACTCGCCAAACTGCAGGCACAAGTGCGCATTGGTGGGAAA GGAACTGCTCGCAGAAAGAAGAAGGTGGTTCATAGAACAGCCACAGCAGATGACAAAAAACTTCAGTTCTCTTTAAAGAAGTTAGGGGTAAACAATATCTCTGGTATTGAAGAG gtgaATATGTTCACAAATCAAGGAACAGTGATCCACTTTAACAACCCTAAAGTTCAGGCATCTCTGGCAGCAAACACTTTCACCATTACAGGCCACGCTGAGACAAAGCAACTGACAGAAATGCTCCCCAGCATCTTAAACCAGCTTGGTGCCGACAGTCTGACCAGTTTAAGGAGACTGGCTGAAGCTCTGCCCAAACAAT CCGTGGATGGGAAAGCACCACTTGCCACTGGAGAGGAGGATGATGATGAAGTTCCAG atCTTGTGGAGAATTTTGATGAGGCTTCCAAGAATGAAGCAAACTGA